The Odocoileus virginianus isolate 20LAN1187 ecotype Illinois chromosome 24, Ovbor_1.2, whole genome shotgun sequence nucleotide sequence GAGAGAAGGCAGTGCAGACAGACACAGCTGGGTGAGTAGACGCTGAGAGAGAACCCGTGGACAGTTCCtataagaaaaaaggaagcaatcAGAAGAGCTAGGGAACAAAATCATcggctggggagagagagacattTGGAGGTATGAAAGGTGAAATGGTAAGAAATAAGATGTTTAGGAGAGCAGAGGAATAATTGGATGAGGGAGAGGTTAAGAGGCTAGTGGGACATCATTTAAGGACACATCTGACGATAATGACCACAAATTTAAAACGAAACCAGTCAGCACAATTGTGTCTACAATACTAGAAGTAGCTAAGATAGCGTGCGGGTGGGAGTGTCCTGGAGGCCTTCCCTTGGAAGTGATGTTTGAGCTGAGCTCGGAAGAAGGCACATGCATTAGCCAAGCGGGACGCGGGGTATACACACGAGCGTGCAAGCGCAGCCTATGTGAAGGCTCCCAGGAAGGGGGCACGGAGACAGGCTTGCGGAACTGACAGGAGAGCGCTCGGTAGCACAAGGAGCTCGAGGGAGAGGGAGGCCATGCCCAAGGGACTGGTTCTGTCCTGCAGGCAGCAAGAAGCCACTGAAAGATGGGGAAGGGGTGCTGAGAAGATCACTCTGCCAGCTGGGTGGAGCGAGCAGAGGTCTAGGTGGGGGCAAGGAgtagaagcaggaagaccagtcTGATTAACTGTAGCCATCCAAGCAAGTGACGGTGCCAAGGACTGGGGAGCCATCGGTGCGGACGGAAAAACAGGAGGTTCAGGAGATTTTTAGGAGTTAAATCAGCCAGACTTGGATAATGGAGGTGGGGATGAGAAAAAGGGACATGTCAGAGGTGGGTCTAGATTCCCCACTGGTTGGATGGCAGTTTGCTTCACTATGATGGGGAAGCCTGAGGGAGAAACAGGTTTGGTGGCAGAAGATCACAAGATCTACTTTGGGCATGCCAAACTTCTCCCTAGGGAAGCTTGAAGACACTCGTGAAAATCCACGGGAAAGTTGGCAGTGGCCTGAACTAGAGCCGGGGGGAAGAGAACAGACAACTGTATTTAGGACATGTGACCCACAGGACTTGCTGACTGCCAGGATGCGAGGGGAGAGGGCAATGGATGAGAATGACACCCAGATTTCTGAGTGGGAAGCAGAACAGAAGACAAAAGAAGTCAGTCTGGAAGCAAGTGAAAGGTGTTTCCCTTGATATTACACATCTTTTCTGCCATTTTAGCATAGCTGCCCACTTATCCACTCATCCTTCATGGAAAGCTGCTGGTGACACTCCTTCGGTTCTTTCTGAGCCTGCTATGTTCATACTCCTCATCTGATAGACCTTCTTCTTGATGGATTCCCAGAGAGTCAAGGGAGACACAGCCAGAGCATGTCCACTGGCTCTGCACACACCTCTCCGTAACATCCTGTAACATCTTCCCCCATCTTCAACACTAGACCATGAACTCCTTGGGGAGAGGAAATCTGTCTTACTCATTGCTGTATCCCAATACCTAGCACAATTCTTGGCACATATAGGACTCCAAATACATGTTGGCTGAATGaatagaataaaagaatgaaagccTGCTactgggaagatttccctgaaTGTGTTTTGTGTTATGTCCCTGTGAACGAGGACATGTTAATTTGCATTCCTAGGGAGATGTCATTGTAAGTGTTTTTAAAGGAATGTTTTCAGTGTGAAGTTTTGCCTGCCCATCAGATTATAAACCAAGGAACTTTTTCCTTTGTAGTTTCTGATTCttgacaaaaataaagaatttttacctttttctttcccAAGTTGGCAGTGCCTAATTCCTACCCCATTTCCCACAAAACACAGCCTAACCCTCAAAAACTCATAAGCTTGTTCCTCCCAAGCAATCAAAACCTAAAGAATCAAAAATATAGTCACAGTGAAGTTATAAACTACTCATGAGGTTTAACACCTGCAGATTACTCCCTCTAGAGAGTAATTCCATATAGGCATTTTAACAGAAGACCATTAGATTTTTCTCTGACAGCATTGTCCAGGAAATCTCAAAAAGGTAGGAAAAACTCCTATTAAGGCCTGCCCAAATTTTATTTCCTGCCCACCCGCCTCAACCAATCACCATGGGTGCTGGAGCGAATCAGCACTGTCTGGCACACAGGAGCAggcaggggcaaaaaaaaaaatgttaagtttgttttaaaaaaaaaacactgtgttGCTCCCAAACCACTCTCCCTCTCTCAAGAACCCAGGAAGTGACAAGTTCTCTACATCCCCgttcccctcaccccctcccaccGCAAAGCTCACGCACCCTGCAGCGCTGCCAAGATTCCCACGATACCAGTCCCCGCGCCCAGTTCGATCActttcttgcctcggaaatccacATTTTGACTCTCGAAATAGTTGCACAGGCTTAGAGCCTAtaggagaaaaaagaggaaatacaagATTGCAGCGGGGATGACTCCGTATGGGAGAGCGGGAGTCCGGGGGTCCCCGCGGACCCTAGCCCCGGGCCGCCCACTCCTCACCGCATCCCACACGCGCGCTGCCACCCCGAGGCGGGACCCGAAGTTCTCCGTGATATTCAGCACGTGCCCACAGAAGCAGAACCTGCTCTTCTCCGAGTAGCAGTCGGCGAAGAGCCCGACCTCACGTGGGAACACCGAATCGGGCTCTGACTCAGGATCTGGGCGGGAATCTGCCATCTGGCCGAGAGAATGCCCAGACGCCAGCCAGCGCTCGGATCCCTGATCTGAagcggggtgggggttgggggacagCCAGCCCCACGGCTGCCCCGTGGCACCGAGCCCCGCCTCCTCGAGTTTGCCCTCCTTCCTCCAGTCTGACTTCCTGGAGCTGGGATGAGGGGCTGCCTCCCTGGCTCCGGTCCCCAGCGCACAGCCGACGGGACTTACACCGGGCTACGGGGGTCAGACCCAGGGCACTGATCGGAGcccgggaggagggcagaggaacGAGGATTAATTCAACGTAGGAAAGCGGGGTCCCTGGACCCCTCTCACCTGCGGGGTGCACAGGGGCCTGCAACAGGGCTAGTAACCCAGACCAAACAGAAGCAAGCTAAGGACAGAGGTGGGCTGCGAGCCTGGCCTTGCCAGCCCAGCTAAAGACCAGCGGCGCGGAAGTACCCTCCCGCGCGGGCCCGCTGCGGGCCTCCCCGCCCAGCCCAGCCGAATTCACTCCTGGGGGTTTAAGGGGAGGGCTCTGAGCTTACGTGCCTGGCCGCGTCATTCTCGTGCGCCCAGAGCCTAGTTCTCCACGTGGGTTCCGCAGAGAAACTCGCGCTGGAGATCATGGCGGGAACCGAGGCTGGGGACGCGGCAGGAGCCGAGGCCCCACAGCCTCAGAAGCGCTACTATCGGCAGCGGGCTCACTCCAACCCCATGGCGGATCATACGCTGCGCTAGTGAGTGAGCAGGGGGCGAGAGGAGGGCAGAATTCTCGGATTAGCCCCGAAAATCGATCGCGCTTGAACGGTTGGGAGGGTTTAGGGGACTCTAGGGAGGACCGCTGGGTGACGTCAGCTTTGTGTGTGGTggcgcggggagggggcggggtaaGATTCGGCAGAGGGCGGAGTTTGCGGGCTGGAGGGGGCGTGGCGTCCTGGCCGACGTCTGGGTAGGATTGCTAGGCTGGGAAGAGAGAAATTGTTACTGAGACTAGAGTGATGGAGGGAGAATGTCGTTTCCATCTTTCAGTTTAATCTGTGAAATTCAGCAAAAGGCAAacttggagggagggagaaattgGGAGCCTGGGATCCGCATGTACACACTACTAAAGCAGATGACTAATAAGGACCtcctggatagcacagggaactgtactcaaccatctgtaatgacctatatgggaaaagattctaaaaaagagtggttacatgtatatgtgtaactgagtcactttgctctatagcataaactcacacaacattgtaaatcaagtatactccaataaaatcagttttaagaaaaaagaggaaCTTCCACACAACCCCACCCACACCTTACTCCATCCTCTTCCCGCAGAGAACTTCAGCAAAGACAAGTCCCAGTGCCTTAGGCAGCCAGTCTCTGGGACAAGGGGAACTTGAACCCCAGAAAGGAGAGATGCTCAGTCAGTCACATCAACCCTGGGAAGGGAGATAGGCGGATCACAGTCATGGGCCCCATGATAGGCCGATGATTCATACTGGGGGTTAAGGGTGGTTTCCATTGTGCTCCCTAGAGGCCAAAGGGCCCACTCTTACAGAATTTTTGAGAAACCCTCCTCTCATGCATCTCCCACCCTCACCCATCCACCCACACACATAGTACCACTTCCACAATGGCGTAACCACATTTCTCACGCCTTCTCTCCACTAGCCCTGTGAAACCAGAGGACATGGACTGGTCTGAGCTATACCCAGAGTTCTTTGCTCCACCGCCTCAAAATCAGAGCCACGGCGACCCAaaggataagaaagaaaagagagctcAGGCCCAAGTGGAGTTTGCAGACATAGGCTGTGGCTATGGCGGCCTGTTAGGTAACACTCTGGCCCTCTCTCTGGGGCAAGGAGAGGCAGTGCCTAGGTTCTGCCACCTCAGCAGGTTTGCTGGGGGCCATAGTTGGCCTTTCCCCTTCGGACCAGACACTGCTTGCTGTGACATCGTTGTGAAGAACCTCCACCTTCCCTCTACTCTGGGTCTGTGGCCTTCGCCCgggagaagggagggggctgCCTCAAAGCCTCTTAGAACTTGAGTTGTCTTGGTCTGGCCCTGCTCCTGGCTCAGGTCCCTACATGAGCCATTTCACCTGCCAGGTGCCGGGTCAGTGAGCTGGTCAGCACTAGCGTCAGAGATTAGTTGCTGTGGCCAATGATCCTGAACTGTCTTTCTCGGGGATTCCacacccctctcccttcccccttcctcacCAGAACTCATTCCTTCTCCAAGATCCTGTTTTCAGATTTCTCTTATATCGCCTGTGTTGTCCCAGCCATGAGACCCACTTCTCTGTGTAGAGCTCTTCCATGGAAAGAGCAGCGTGACAGAGAGGAAGAGCGTAGTACTTGGTGGCGGGAAACCGTGGTTCCAAGTTCCAGCTCTGTGGCTTCAGCCATTTCCCACCCTCAGTTTTATCATCCGTGCAGTTTACCGCATAATGTCATGAGAATTAAGTAAGACAATGTGTGGGAACACTGTGCAGATTTTAAGGAATGTGCAAAGACACATGTGTTGCCAGGCCTTCCCACTTCCGGTTCTGGTGACAATTTTGGGGTGCCCCTCAGCCTCTCCAGCACAGAGCTATCCATATAGGTAGCTCTGTGGCCACACTTTCCATCCCTGATTTGGGTAATTGCTGATTGAGGCTTCCTTTCCTGTGTTGACCCCTCTGTACATCCTGTAAGGATGAGGTTGATTCTGTTTCTGTGTCCAGTGGAACTGTCACCGCTGTTCCCAGACACGCTGATTCTGGGTCTGGAGATCCGGGTGAAAGTCTCAGACTATGTACAAGACCGGATCCGGGCCCTGCGAGCCGCTCCTGGAGGTGGTTTCCAGAACATCGCCTGTCTCCGCAGCAATGCCATGAAGCACCTTCCTAACTTCTTCCGCAAGGGCCAGGTGGGGCGGGGCCCCCGGGGTTTAGGCTGGTGAGCAGGTGGGGTGTGGAGGCCGGTCTCTCACCACCCTGTCGGTGCTTGACTGTCTCACAGCTGGCAAAGATGTTCTTCCTCTTCCCTGACCCACATTTCAAGCGGACGAAGCACAAGTGGCGAATCATCAGCCCCACACTGCTGGCAGAATATGCCTACGTGCTGAGAGTTGGGGTGAGTCGAGAGCAGGAGGGAGGACAGGGTAAGGGGTCTAATAAGGGGCTTTCCAACCGAGAACGCAGTGGGGGGTTCGCTGGGGACTCGCCACCACCCCCATCGCCCCGCTGCTCGGCCGCTCGCAGCGCGCCTGCAGAGTGACTTTGCTTGCGCAGGGGCTCGTGTACACCATAACCGACGTGCCGGAGCTGCATGAGTGGATGTGCACCCACTTTGAAGGGCACCCCTTGTTCGAGCGTGTGCCTCTGGAGGAGCTGGTAAGTAGGGAGCCCAAGAGAAACTGCGGAGAGTTACGGAAAGATCCTTGCCAGAGTGGTTCTGTCTTCTTTGAATCCAGCTTAATGCCCAGAGGACGGGATGACTATAGGGACCAGGGCAATCTGAAAGATGGGCAAGGACTTTCTGGAcccttccttctcccagagtgAAGACCCCATTGTGGGACATCTGGGCACCTCAAcggaggagggaaagaaagttGTACGCAATGGAGGAAAGAACTTCCCAGCCATCTTCCGAAGAATACAGGATTCCACCCTCCAGGCAGTGACTCCCACTCCTACCCCTCCTGGTCACTGACTTTGCCTTTGTCTTAGTGGAACCCCATATTTGGGGGACTGGAAAGGAGATTGGGCCCTTG carries:
- the EEF1AKMT3 gene encoding EEF1A lysine methyltransferase 3 isoform X3; this translates as MADSRPDPESEPDSVFPREVGLFADCYSEKSRFCFCGHVLNITENFGSRLGVAARVWDAALSLCNYFESQNVDFRGKKVIELGAGTGIVGILAALQGTVHGFSLSVYSPSCVCLHCLLSWYDARRAVRLAEVKPPRPHETRNLLICFTTLFKQIPCPLPLLRFCFPFSLDHSMCVFVCIMHINMRQFLLSQILHIPAVTISFLCSAL
- the EEF1AKMT3 gene encoding EEF1A lysine methyltransferase 3 isoform X2 — protein: MADSRPDPESEPDSVFPREVGLFADCYSEKSRFCFCGHVLNITENFGSRLGVAARVWDAALSLCNYFESQNVDFRGKKVIELGAGTGIVGILAALQGTVHGFSLSVYSPSCVCLHCLLSCSVPEHPLTPPRPATCLLHSSSSSQDWELHFGLLVVKCSSQGTSLVVQWLRLGAPNAGGLGSIPDQGTRSHMPKLRVRRSQLKNLNVATKMEEPAMLQVRPGATK
- the METTL1 gene encoding tRNA (guanine-N(7)-)-methyltransferase isoform X1, with protein sequence MAGTEAGDAAGAEAPQPQKRYYRQRAHSNPMADHTLRYPVKPEDMDWSELYPEFFAPPPQNQSHGDPKDKKEKRAQAQVEFADIGCGYGGLLGNTLALSLGQGEAVPRFCHLSRFAGGHSWPFPFGPDTACCDIVVKNLHLPSTLVELSPLFPDTLILGLEIRVKVSDYVQDRIRALRAAPGGGFQNIACLRSNAMKHLPNFFRKGQLAKMFFLFPDPHFKRTKHKWRIISPTLLAEYAYVLRVGGLVYTITDVPELHEWMCTHFEGHPLFERVPLEELSEDPIVGHLGTSTEEGKKVVRNGGKNFPAIFRRIQDSTLQAVTPTPTPPGH
- the METTL1 gene encoding tRNA (guanine-N(7)-)-methyltransferase isoform X2, with product MAGTEAGDAAGAEAPQPQKRYYRQRAHSNPMADHTLRYPVKPEDMDWSELYPEFFAPPPQNQSHGDPKDKKEKRAQAQVEFADIGCGYGGLLVELSPLFPDTLILGLEIRVKVSDYVQDRIRALRAAPGGGFQNIACLRSNAMKHLPNFFRKGQLAKMFFLFPDPHFKRTKHKWRIISPTLLAEYAYVLRVGGLVYTITDVPELHEWMCTHFEGHPLFERVPLEELSEDPIVGHLGTSTEEGKKVVRNGGKNFPAIFRRIQDSTLQAVTPTPTPPGH
- the METTL1 gene encoding tRNA (guanine-N(7)-)-methyltransferase isoform X3 — protein: MAGTEAGDAAGAEAPQPQKRYYRQRAHSNPMADHTLRYPVKPEDMDWSELYPEFFAPPPQNQSHGDPKDKKEKRAQAQVEFADIGCGYGGLLDTLILGLEIRVKVSDYVQDRIRALRAAPGGGFQNIACLRSNAMKHLPNFFRKGQLAKMFFLFPDPHFKRTKHKWRIISPTLLAEYAYVLRVGGLVYTITDVPELHEWMCTHFEGHPLFERVPLEELSEDPIVGHLGTSTEEGKKVVRNGGKNFPAIFRRIQDSTLQAVTPTPTPPGH